A stretch of DNA from Babesia bovis T2Bo chromosome 2, whole genome shotgun sequence:
CCGAATTGGAGGAAAAAGTCAACCCACTTAGAAATAGATCCGCATTTCTTAGATTTTTTCTTATACAACTCCACAGTACATTGATCGAATGACTTGACTTCTTTAGGCAGCTCATTCAACGCAATATCAAAATCACTGGTTGTCTCCCTTCAAAAGGTGTAAAATTTATGTAATCGCATACCAATTGAAGTACGGTGGCATTCCAGCTGCATATGTAAAACAGTAGTACGAATTTGTGTATTGTTTGCTTGATATGTGTTGCGTTTTACCAGAAATATCTGTATAACCGGCACGAAGGGCTCCACTTCCCAAACCTGATGACATTGCGAACCCTCCAAAATCAAATTGCGTAGATTCTTCATTTGTGCTCTGTTGTGAACCAACTGTAACCTGCGTTGTATTTGCAGCAATTGTAATGCGTACATACGGTTTCCGATTCTCCACAAGCAGTTATTGGTCTTACCCAACCTCCCAAAGGCTGAAGCCATTTCAAGCTATTGGTTACCCCAACGTCAGATTTCGCCCAGTAAAAATCTACAATTGGAGAACGGTGTCCAAGGTCATCTCCATTATTAATAGAGACCAAACCGCTTGCTTTCACTGCATCGTAGCCACTTCCAAGATACTCTATTTCTTTATATGATCGATCAAAATACTAACCTAGGCCACTGACGATCCGATCAGCACTAAATATTACGTTCGATTCGTctgatatatcatttttgaTGGTAGAATATTCATCGTTCGTAGCTATAAAAACATAAGTTTATAATGTAGGTCTAATGCGTTTTTACATTTTTGAATAGAACTCACAAACATTAAGAGTTTCATTAGTTTGTGCTAATACAACTAAAAGTGATTTCGCCAGGATTATTGAGAATATGAGTAAAAATATCACCATTTTATTACTACCGATAATATTGTAAACCACAAATGCGTGCAGTAGACACCCGAGTCATAGACTCAGACGGGACACTTCCATTTAAGATAACATATCAACTGTCTATAGGAAGACCCAATTGAGATAGGTGCAACCTAATTCCCACGTTTATAGATGCTAATTCATGGGCCACGTATCTAAAAGTGTTGAATGTTTATTTTTAAGTGACTTACCTAAGGACGTAAGGAATTGTTACCAACTTACATGCGACTTTACATATTCTACAATGAGAAACGGATCGCTTGTTCGTAGCACCAACAGATGTGACGGTTGCCGATATTATGGAACCACAATTGGGACACACATATGCTGTATGAGCGTCAGAGCAATGGATTAACCGGTCTTGAAGTAGCGCAGAAGCACCGTGGGCAATTAAAGAGTCGCGTTCCATTTCACCAAAACGAATACCACCGCGATTTTTCCTTCCCTTTACTGGCTGCTTGGTAATGGCATCCACTGGTCCAGTAGCACGAACCTAAATATGTACATAACTAGGGAATAAGGCACCAACCTGCGCTTTGTCCGATACCATGTGGCGCAGACGCTGGTAAAATATGCAGCCgatgaatatatgtgtCCTTATTTCGGTGCCTAGCGAACCACAATACATACTCTCCGTACCATAGTAGTCGTAACCGGCCTGCAACAATGTTTTTCCAAAGTAGTCAATGACGTCATCTTCTGTTTTGCTTAACTCCTCTTCTTTTGACATATATCTAAAACCACGTTCTTCCCAACCTGATTAATTATTTCTATAGGAACACATACTGACCTTTTAAGCCGCCGTGATCAATCCACTTGTTTCCTGTTGCCATTTGTTTTGGGTACTTTCTGAAGCATGTGGCATCCTGGAATGCCCCGTGTATAGCAGCTGACTTACCCGCCATACATTCAATTAACTTCCCTATTGTCATACGAGACGGTAAACCATGTGGATTGAAAATAATGTCAGGAATTATTCCAGACTCAAGGAAAGGCATATTCTCAGCTGGCCAAGCCATGGAAAGGATGCCCTTTTGACCATGTCTACTCGCAAATTTATCACCCACAATGGGATTGCGTACGATTCGGAATTTTATAGTAGCTCTAGTTCCTTTGATGTTTGATGCATTTGGCATTTCAGCCACGCTAGCGTCATTGCAACCTATTATTGTAACCTGGTCTACAATGGCATCTTCATCGTGATATTTCTCTACACGATCGCTTATTTGTTTGCTGCCTCCAACCTTCTCATGAGACTCTATACGACATATTGGGGTTCCTTTCTTAACTCTGGCACCAACATTTGGCAACCCGTCTTTATCTAAGGACGCAATAATCTTAGAACCCAAATGATTAGTGTTCGCAAAGTAATGCTGATTTCCCCGGGATCTACCATTAGCAGGCATGGCATCAATGACTTTACTTTTATATATGCAGCCATGGAATGCTCCCCGATCAAGGGAAGATTTATTGATAATCATAGCATCCTCCATGTCGAAACCAGTGTGAGCAATTACGGCTACTACTGCATTCATACCTGTAGGATAATCTTCATAATTCATTTGTCTAAACTCCGTAGTTGTGACCAAAGGTTTCTGTGGAAATAACAACCTATATGCTTTTACATCTGACCTAAATTGCTCACAATGATATGGTACACCCATACTCTGTTTTAGCATTTGGCACTGATACATGTTTCTAGGACTTTGATTGTGATTGCTAAAAGGAGTTAAAGCGGCTGTTACTGACAAAATTGCAGATGGGGATACTTCCATATAGTCGTATTTTACTGGAACGTTATCAATCACCTTTTTAACCGGTGAAACTGCATGGTCAGATGAGTTATCATGCATCAAAGCTTCATCGATGGAGAGTGTTTTACATTTTCCTTCTGCATTGCTAGCAACCATTTGGTGAGATATTCTAGCTTCTTCTTCAGACACTGCAATTGTAGACCACAATTGAGTAATTGGGCCAATCCATTCAATTTCCCCTGACGTAAGACATATAACTGGCCTTATAACTCTTCCTGGATAGGTTAATATCATTATACTGGTGTATTCTCCTTTTACATCAGGTGATGCTACTATTTCGTAGTGTTCTTTTAGCCCAAACTTCCCGTAACGTTTTGCCAATTTAATTTCATCATAAAGTTTGGGCGCTTCATTGATGGGTAAAGTACACATTGGAACTCCGTCAACAATTACGTGTATTCTTTTTATATGTTGCGCATCATGGGTTACAAAATCTGTTACAGTTTCGTGTCCAGTGAAATCCACAGAGTATCCATGGGTACGCAATAATGACTTTACAGCCTCTGCAGCACCCTCACAATCAGTAGCAGTTACTGGTACAGCATACTGAGCCAAATGAAGTAACAATCCACAAGGGGCGCCATCAGGGGTATGTACAGGGCAGATGAACCCCCAAGTTTCACCTAACAATTTTCGTACCTCTGTAGAGCGCATTTTAGCAAATAAACTCCCTCTATGAAGTGATCTAAAGTGACTCATGAAT
This window harbors:
- a CDS encoding DNA-directed RNA polymerase Rpb2 domain 6 family protein, with product MEFNVNRLGAIHAHIDSFNAFIDHYSTRMVRRIPPVYISADSDHLKHLLNSKEKPHYVQVSVLSLRIGNPTRPGSECLGSDNRMFPRHAKIAHTTYESSLIVKFGLKIPGTSKVLTKELTVGYIPIMVKSKRCNLDGISPEEMVEQGEDIDEPGGYFVVRGNERIVRQLIVLRSNYPLAIKSGNNRTKHVLFTDYSIMMRSQCHDDGCSVNNVLYLTVNKRCMFRTIVKGSVQLIPFGVLLRATMPLMSDEELKQKLLQDTLGDEALTVYYQRFFLDLVEREPDICDIDLKENRHLYRLGSACWSQVNQYLHPGATYEECGAYFLRHYVLLQAKTNAEKFETLLYMFKKLIKVSRGEIQTENYDSFAFQELLLPGQIYSCILKESLYVALLKIRSIYHAELLELCKNISGDATRHSKRRLIDVDLQSHEQKELLEKLLEKPELFSYAVEKVASDIPKKLHSFLATGNATNMHFELTQSSGLTVVAERINYHRFMSHFRSLHRGSLFAKMRSTEVRKLLGETWGFICPVHTPDGAPCGLLLHLAQYAVPVTATDCEGAAEAVKSLLRTHGYSVDFTGHETVTDFVTHDAQHIKRIHVIVDGVPMCTLPINEAPKLYDEIKLAKRYGKFGLKEHYEIVASPDVKGEYTSIMILTYPGRVIRPVICLTSGEIEWIGPITQLWSTIAVSEEEARISHQMVASNAEGKCKTLSIDEALMHDNSSDHAVSPVKKVIDNVPVKYDYMEVSPSAILSVTAALTPFSNHNQSPRNMYQCQMLKQSMGVPYHCEQFRSDVKAYRLLFPQKPLVTTTEFRQMNYEDYPTGMNAVVAVIAHTGFDMEDAMIINKSSLDRGAFHGCIYKSKVIDAMPANGRSRGNQHYFANTNHLGSKIIASLDKDGLPNVGARVKKGTPICRIESHEKVGGSKQISDRVEKYHDEDAIVDQVTIIGCNDASVAEMPNASNIKGTRATIKFRIVRNPIVGDKFASRHGQKGILSMAWPAENMPFLESGIIPDIIFNPHGLPSRMTIGKLIECMAGKSAAIHGAFQDATCFRKYPKQMATGNKWIDHGGLKGWEERGFRYMSKEEELSKTEDDVIDYFGKTLLQAGYDYYGTESMYCGSLGTEIRTHIFIGCIFYQRLRHMVSDKAQVRATGPVDAITKQPVKGRKNRGGIRFGEMERDSLIAHGASALLQDRLIHCSDAHTAYVCPNCGSIISATVTSVGATNKRSVSHCRICKVACKLVTIPYVLRYVAHELASINVGIRLHLSQLGLPIDS